The Stenotrophomonas sp. NA06056 genome segment CAGCTGGGTGTTCGCCGCACGTAATGGCGCGCTGCGATCGGTCTGGCGCCATGGCCGCCAGTGCGTGGCCGACGGCCGCCACGTGCAGCGCGAGGCGATCACCACCGCCTTCGCCGCTGCCCTGCGTGGCGTGCTGGGCTGATCGCCTCCCACCATCGAGACCCCACTACGTGAAGGCCAGCAAGTCCGCCACGCTCAACCAGCGCATCCGCAGCGACCTGGAAAGCCGCATCCTCAGCGGGGAGTGGGCGCCGGGCTTCCGTATTCCGTACGAGCACGAGCTGATGGAGCAGTACGGTTGCTCGCGGATGACGGTGAACAAGGTGCTGACGGCGCTGGCCGAGAGCGGCATGATCGAGCGCCGCCGACGAGCGGGTTCTTTTGTTGCTCGGCAGCCACCGCACCTGGAGCAGGTGGCGCTGGAAATCCCGGACATCGCGATGGAGGTTGGTTCGCGCGGGCATCAGTACGGCTACCGCCTGCTGCAGCGCGAACTGCGCCTGGCCGAGTCAGCCAATGTCGGTGAAGTGGAACTGGCCGGCAGTGAACAGCTGCTGGCGATGCGCTGCCTGCATCTGGCCGACGGCCGGCCGCTGGCGCTGGAGCATCGCTTGATCAGCCCGGTCGGCGTGCCCGAGGTGCTGGAAGTGGACTTCAGTACCACCGCACCGGGCAGCTGGCTGCTGCAGAACGTGTCGTGGACACGCGCCCAGCACCGCATCAGCGCCTGGGGCGCCGACGCGTCCACCGCCAAGCTGCTGGACGTGAAGCCCGGTACCGCCTGCCTGGTGATCGAGCGCCTGACCTGGCGCGGCGAACAGCCGATCACCCGCGTGCGTCAGATGTTCCTGGGGGATGCCTGGGATCTGGTCGCCCGCTTCGCGCCGGGCGCGCGATAGGGGCGAAGACACCGTTCTCCGAGGCGGTACCGGCGCTGTCGTCTTGCGCTCTGTCGTTGCGTGTGTACGATGTGTATGGTTCCTGCATCAAGAGCGGGGACCTTATCCGGGAGCTGGAAGCGGCGGGCTGGTCCTGCCGCCGTATCCGCGGATCCCATCATGTATTCGTGCATCCGCACCGGCCTCACATCATCACCGTTCCGCATCCCAAAAAGGATCTGGGAAAAGGGTTGGTACAGGCATTGCGGAAGCTTGCGGGACTGACGTAGGAAGCCCTCATGCGATATCCAGTCTTGATCGAGGCCGGCGATGAACGTACCGCGTGGAGCGTGATCGTGCCGGATCTGCCCGGCTGCTTCTCGGCTGCCGACACGCTTGACGATGCGTTGACGTCTGCTGAGGAGGCGGCACTGGGATGGATCGATGCCGCGTTGGATGCAGGCCGCCCGATTCCGCGCCCTTCATCGCCGCAGAAGGTTGTTGCCGAGGCCGATGAAACAACAGCGTGGATCCTCGCTTACATCTGCATCGATCCTTCTTTGCTGGACGACACCATCGAGCGGGTCAATATCAGCCTGCCGCGCCGCATCCTTGCGCGCCTGGATGCGCAGGCCAAGGCGGCAGGCGAGTCGCGCTCAAGTTACATCGCGCATCTGGCGGCACAGGGCTGACGACGCGGCGGCCGAGCTTGTGCCCGGCGCGAGACCCCTCATCCCATCAATACGTCGCGCACTGCCGCCAGCGCACCGGCTCATCCACGCCGGGGCGGGCGTTGAGCTGCACACGTACGTTGCGCAGGGCGGGGTAGCGCAGCACTTCCTGGCACACGCGTGGCCACACCGTTTCCAGCTCGCCGGTACGGTTGATGGCCAGCGTCTGCCGGGTCAGCCAAACACCGCTGGCGATGCCGGATTGCCCGGCCAGCGCGCGGGCCAGTTCAGCCTGGTAACGGTCCAGCGTGGCAGCGTCGGGGTTGGGATTGCTGCGCGCGTCGTCCGAGTTTTTCGGCGCGGGCGCGGGCGCGGCGGCCACGGTGGCAGGTGCGTCTGCGGCCTTGTCCGGCCCTTCGGGCGTCGGCAGGGGCTGTGCAGCCGGGGGCACGACGGGTGCGATGATGGGTGCCGGCGTTGGCTCCGCCTTCTCGCTGCGCAGGCCTTGCAGGCCAAGCCCGACCAGCAGGCCCAGCGTCACTGAAGCCAGTGCGGCGATGGCGATGCGGCGCAGCGCTTCATGGCGGGCGATGGCGCGCACGCGGGTGTCAACATCGGTTGGCAGGTAGGGCTGCAGCAGCGGCCACAGGCGCGGACCATCGATCACTTCCACCGCCTGCTTCTCAGCAGCGGCCAGGCCATCACGCTCAACCCGGCCTTCAGTGATCAACATGCCGCCCTTGGCGCCCGCCAGTCGCGCGGCAGCGCCCAGTTCGTTCACCGCAGCGGTGCCGATGCGGTAGGCCAGGCCGTGCTTGCACGACACCCGCCAGGTGTTCGGGCCATCGCTGAGCAGGAAGTCGCTGCTCGGCTCACGGCTTTCCTCGTTCGGGTCCTGCAGCTCGCGCAGGCCGCGCTGCTCGCGCAGCATGCGCTTGATCAGGGTCGAGAACTCGCGCCAGTGCATGCCCGCCAAGGCCTGCAGGCCCAGTTGCATTTCGGTACGTCGGCGCTTGAACCACCAGAGGTAGACGGTGGCCAGGGCACAGGTAAACAGGGCCGACAGCAGGGCCAGAATCCAGGGAAGCATGCAGGGCGACGACGGAAGGGGCGAAAACGGAAGCCCACAGTGTAAAGGGCCGACCGGTCGATTGCGTCAGGGTATCCCCGACAACAAGCGTGATGCAGCCCGCAGATCCGCACGCGCCAGACACGAAAAACCCGCCAATCCTGAAGCCGTGAGGGGAGGGAACAAACGGCAGCCGAAGCGATTGGCGGGTTCTACGCGATTGTCAACGAAAATTTATTGCGTTGCAACAAAGTCGGTTCAGGGCGTGCTGCCCGGCGACTGGTGGCTGCCTGGCGAGGGTGCATCGACATCGGTAGCAGCGCGATGTTCCAGCTTGGCCAAGCGGGCGGTCAGGGCATCGATGCGCGCTTCCAGTGCGGTCACTTGATCGGCGGTCGGCACGTGCAGGCGCTTGAGCACGCCCTGGACCTGGTCGTCGAACGCCTTGTTGACCTTGTCCCAGGTGCCGGAGGCCCTCTCGCGGGCTTCGTCCAGGGAGTGTTCGACGTTGTCGCGCCAGCCCGGCTCCTGCTCGCCGTTGCGCTCACGGCGGCGGGCCTCCCAGGCTTCGCCTTCCTTCACCAGGCCATCGAAGAAGCGGCCTCCCTCTGCCTGCGCGCGCCCCAGGGCGCCCAGCCCGGCCAGCCAGACCTGCTGTGCCGAATCGCTCAGCCTGCGCGAAAAGCGCTCTGCCTGGTCGCCGAAGCCGGCATCGTCGTCGCGGCGGTCATCATTCTCGTAACGGTTCATCGCATTCCCCGGGGGAGTTGGGCCTGCCCCCGAGAGTAGCGCGCGCCGACGTTGCTGGGCCGTGATGGCCGCAGCGCAGGTTCAGCCCAGCTTTTCCTTCAGCACACGCTGGATCTCGCTTTCGACCATGCCCTTCATCGCCGACAGCAGGAAGCCCAGCTTGGCCGTTACCCGCACTGCGCCCGGCTGCAGTTCGATCGCACCGTCCACGCCACTGCCGGAGAAGTTCAACACGTCTGCAGCCCACGAGGATTTCAGGCCGAAGCGTTCGCCCAGCTTGGCGGCAACCTGTTCGATCGCTTCACGTGCCTGGGTGTCGGGCAGGCTGTGGGCGTGGCGGACATCGATGGTGGACATGCAGGCTCCTGGCGCAGGGCGGGGATCAATTGAGAGGGCGAGCATTGTGCGCATCGACAGCGCCCACGCCAAGCGCTCATCGCAGGTTCTTCTTCGTGGGCGGCCAACCTGCTAGGCTGCGCCGCGTGCAGAACCTGCTAGTTCACTTCAGTCAACAACAACAGCCCGACCAGCCCCTGCGGCCCGGGGTGCAGCGCATCGTGCGCCAGGCAAACGGCAGCGTACGCCTGGGTGATGCCGGCAATGGCGCGCTGCTGCTTGCGCAGTTCTGCATGGATGATCGCGGCCTTTGGCTGCAGGTCGGCAACGGTATCCGCGGCATCCATGTGAATGGTCGCCCGGTACGGCGCATGGCCCTGCTGCGGGCGGGTGACGCGGTCTACGTGGACGGTGTGGAGATGGTCCTGCAGGGCGAGGTCGACACCTTGTTGCAGGCACCGGCACCGGCAGCCAGCGTCGAAGGCAACGGTGACGAGCAGCGCCTGCTGCGCGGTGTGGGTGGCCTGCATCATGGCCGCAGTTACCCCCTGTCGCGCGCGCGGGTGATCGGCCGTGGCAGCGATGTCGACATCGAGATCGACGAGCCCGCCTTCGCCGACCAGCACGCGCGAGTGGAAGTACACGGCGAGCGGGTATTGCTGCGTGATCTGGGGAGTGCCGATGGCACCCGGGTCAACGGCGTCGCCGTGCGCCACTGCTGGCTGCAGGCCGGCGACCAGGTCGTGTTCGATGGCCAGCACCGGTTCGTGCTGGAGGTACCGCATGACCCGCGTCGGCGCCCGCCGCTGGCCGATGACGAAGAAAGCGACGAAGCCGAGCAGGCGCCGGTGGTGCCGGTCGCCCCGCGTCGGGTCCGTCGCTGGCCGTGGCTGCTGGGCAGTGCGTTGCTCTTGGCCGCGGTGCTCAGCCTGCTGCTCTGGTTCGGCGCGCGCTGATCTGCGTTCGCCGGATATGGCCCGGCGCTACCCCTGACGCGCGACGTGCCCTGCTCTGGCAGGTGCCAGCCGTGGTTGGCACATTCCCTCCGCGCTCATGACGCCTTCCGGCGTACGCCAACCAAGGTTGGCGGGTACCAGGACATCAGCCTCCCCCGGCGCGGCGAAATGGATTCCAATGAAACCAAATTTCCCTTGCGCCACAAGGCCGCAAGGCTGGTGCAGTGCGGCATACTAGGGGTCTTGCCCCACAGGTGTGCCATGACGCGCGCGTTCAACTTCAGTGCCGGCCCTGCAACGTTGCCGGAATCGGTCCTGCGCCAGGCGCAGGCGGAAATGCTGGACTGGCACGGTAGCGGTGCCTCCATCGTGGAAATGAGCCATCGCGGACCGGAATTCATGTCCGTGGCCGCCGAAGCCGAGGCAGACCTGCGTCGCCTGCTCGACATCCCCGAAGACTATGCGGTGCTGTTCCTGCCCGGTGGCGCCACTACCCAGCAGGCGTTGATCCCGCTCAACTTCGCCAGCCCCGGACAGCGTGCCGACTACGTGGTCAGCGGCCACTGGGGAAAGACTGCGGTCAAGCAGGCCGGTCCTTATGTGGACGTCAACATCGCCGCCAGCAGCGAGGCCAACGGCTACCGCGCACTGCCCGAGCGCAGCAGTTGGCAGCTCTCGCCCGATGCCGCTTACGTGCACATCACCGCCAACGAGACCATCCACGGCGTCGAGTTCCGTGATGTGCCCGAGACCGGCAACGTGCCGCTGGTGGCCGATTTCAGTTCGTCCATCGCCAGCGAGCCGCTGGATGTACGCCGCTACGGCGTCATTTACGCCGGTGCGCAGAAGAACCTGGGTCCGGTCGGCATCGCGGTGATGATCATCCGTCGCGACCTGCTGGAGCGCAGTGGCCAGCCGCGCGCGGACATCTTCGACTATCGCTCGCATGTCGCCCGCGATTCCATGCTCAACACGCCGCCTACCTGGAACTGGTACCTGGCCGGCCTGGTGTTCAAGTGGATGCTGGCCGAAGGCGGTGTGGTCGAGTTCGCCAAGCGCAACGCCGCCAAGGCCGCGCTGGTGTATGGCGCCATCGACGCGTCCGGCGGGTTCTACCGCAACGAAGTCGCGCATTCGGCGCGCTCGCGGATGAACATCCCGTTCTTCCTGCCCAATACCGATCTCGATGCACGCTTCGTCGCCGATGCCAAGGCCGCCGGCCTGCTGGCGCTGAAGGGCCACAAGGTGGTGGGTGGCATCCGCGCCTCGCTTTACAACGCCATGCCGCTGGCCGGAGCTGAGGCGCTGGTCGCCTTCATGGCCGATTTCCAGCAGCGTCACGGCTGAGCAATGAACGGCGCGCATCGTCGGGTGCGCGCCCCGCAACAAGGAATTCCGATGGCAAGCAAACCCAGCAAGAAGGCGTCGAAGAAGGCCGAACCGGCCAAGGACAGCGCCACCTCCAAGCCCAAGGGCAAGTCGAAGGCAACCGCAGTACCCACCCTGGCGCCACTGGCGCTGGCCGATGTGCGTTCGAAGATCGACCAGATCGACCGTGACATCCAGAGCCTGATCGCCGAGCGCGCCAACTTCGCCCACCAGGTCGGCAAGGCCAAGGGCAAGCTCGCCGCCGCCGTCGATTACTACCGCCCCGAGCGCGAAGCGCAGGTGCTGCGCATGGTGGTGGACCGTAACGAAGGCCCGCTCAGCGACGAAGTGCTGGTGCATGTCTACCGCGAAATCATGTCGGCCTGCCTGGCCCAGCAGGAGCCGCTGAAGATCGGCTACCTCGGCCCGGAAGGCACCTTCAGCCAGCAGGCTGTGCTCAAGCACTTCGGCCGCTCGGCACTGGGCCTGCCGATGGCCAGCATCGAAGAAGTGTTCCAGGAAGTGGAAGCCGGCAATGCCGACTTCGGCGTGGTGCCGGTGGAGAACTCGGGGCAGGGCACCATCCAGATCACCCTGGACATGTTCCTGACCTCCAACCTGAAGATCTGCGGCGAAGTGGAACTGCGCGTGCAGCAGTACCTGATGTCGCGCAGTGGTCGCATCGAGGACATCGAACGCGTCTACGGCCATCCGCAGTCGTTCATGCAGACCTCGGCATGGATGCGCGCCAACCTGCCCAAGGCCGAGAAGATCCCGGTGGCCAGCAACGCCGAAGGCGCGCGCCGTGCACGCAATGCCGATGATGCCGCGGCCATTGGCGGCGAGAGCGCCGGCCACGTGTACGGCCTGAAGAAGGTGGTCACCAAGCCGATCCAGAACGATGCCGACAACACCACCCGTTTCCTGGTGGTGGGCCGCAACATCTTCCCGACCTCCGGCCACGACCGTACCTCGGTGCTGGTGTTCATCCATGACAAGCCCGGCGCGCTGTTCGACGTGCTCAGCCCGTTCGCGCGCCATGGCATCAGCATGAACCGCATCGAGTCGCGACCCTCGCACCACGGCAAGTGGGAATACGGCTTCTTCATCGACCTGGCCGGCCACATCGACGACGCACCGATGCAGGCCGCATTGGCCGAACTGGAAGCGCACTCGGCGCAGATCAAGGTGCTTGGCTCCTATCCGGTCGCCGTGCCCTGAGTGCTGCTGTTGCGGTGGCCATGGCCGCCGCCCCCTGATGCATCGCCGGCGCTGCCGGTGTTTACGGAATGATCGAACGATGAGCAACGCGCAACACTGGATCGCCCGCAAGGGCCAGCCGCTGCAGGGCAGCCTGACCATTCCCGGCGACAAGTCGGTCTCGCACCGTTCGGTGATGTTCGCCGCGCTGGCTGATGGCACCTCGCATATCGAAGGCTTCCTGGAAGGTGAAGACACCCGCGCCACGGCGCGCATCTTCAGCCAGCTCGGCGTGCGCATCGAAACGCCCAGCCCGTCGCAGCGCATCGTGCATGGCGTCGGGATCGACGGCCTGCAGGCACCCAGCGCACCGCTGGATTGCGGCAACGCCGGTACCGGCATGCGCCTGCTGGCCGGCCTGCTGGCGGGCCAGGCGTTCGACTGCACGCTGATCGGCGACGAATCACTGTCCGGCCGCCCGATGCGCCGTGTCACCGGCCCACTGTCGCAGATGGGCGCGAAGATCGACACCGAGGAAGACGGCACGCCGCCGCTGCACGTGCATGGCGGGCAGTCGCTGCACGGCATCGACTTTGCCTCGCCGGTGGCCAGCGCGCAGATCAAATCTGCGGTGCTGTTGGCCGGCCTGTACGCGCATGGCGAGACCAGCGTGACCGAACCGCACCCGACCCGTGACTACACCGAGCGCATGCTGTCCGCGTTCGGCGTGGACATCGAATTCTCGCCGGGCAAGGCGCGCCTGCGTGGCGGCCAGCGCTTGCGCGCGACCGACATCGTGGTACCGGCCGACTTCTCCTCGGCCGCGTTCTTCCTGGTCGCGGCCAGCATCATTCCCGGTTCCGAGCTGCGGCTGAAGCAGGTCGGCCTCAATCCGCGCCGTACCGGCCTGCTGCACGCGCTGCGCCTGATGGGCGCGGACATCACCGAAGAGAATCCGGCAGAGCAGGGCGGCGAACCGGTGGCCGACCTGGTGGTGCGCTACGCGCCGCTGAAGGGTGCGCGGATTCCGGAGGAGCTGGTGCCGGACATGATCGACGAATTCCCGGCGTTGTTCGTTGCCGCTGCCGCTGCCGAAGGCCAAACCGTGGTGACCGGCGCCGCCGAGCTGCGGGTGAAGGAATCCGATCGTCTGGCGGCGATGGCGACCGGCCTGCGCGCACTGGGCATGCAGGTGGATGAAACCGAAGACGGCGCCACCCTGCACGGCGGCGTAGCGCTGGGCAGCGGCACCATCGAAAGCCACGGCGACCATCGTATTGCGATGGCCTTCGCCATTGCTGGCCAGATCAGCCATGGCGAAGTGCGTGTCAACGACATCGCCAACGTCGTAACGTCGTTCCCGGACTTCGATGGACTGGCCCGCAGCGCGGGCTTCAACCTGGCCTGATCGGCGTCGCAACCGCCGGGCCACGCCCGGCGGATCACATCGCCCGGTAGGTGCCGACCTTGGTCGGCACGCTTCTCCCCATAAAAAAACGGAGGCCGAAGCCTCCGTCGAAACATCACGAACCCCTCGTCCGCGATCAACGCTGCTCGGTACGGAAATCCACCGGCACCCGCACCACGCTGGCCACGGCGCGGCCCTGGTGCACGGCCGGCTCGAACTTCCAGCCCTGCACCGTGTTCAACACGGCGCGGTCCAGGTCACGGCTGCGTTCGCCGCTGCGCGACACGATCGCCGCATCGGTCACGTTGCCGCGGGTATCCACGTTCAAGCTCGCAACCACGCTGCCCTGCACGCCACTACGCAGCGCAGCGGCCGGGTAACTCGGCTTGGTATTGCTGGCCAGCGGACGCGCCTCGCGGTTGCGTACGGCCGGAGCGGCCTTGCGCTCGCTCTGCGCGGGCGCGGCCTGGCGCGTCGCGGCGGCAGGCGTGGTGGCAACCGGCGTTTCGGTGGCCGGCAGCAAGCGCTCGCTTACCGGCGCAGGCGCAGCTTCGTCATGATTGGAAAAGCGCAGCCAGACCAGTGCGGCTGCGAACATCGCCACGATCAGGGCCAACCACAGCCAGGGAGAGGTCGAGCGCGGCTCAAGCGCCCCATCCTGCTGCAGTTGCGGGGAATGGAGGTTTTCGTGGGTGGTGGCAGTCATCGCAAACTCCTCGCGTCAGTAACGACGCCCAGAGTGTTGCCCGGGGCGGCGTCGCAGCGTGTCAGCGTTGCGTCAACGCGACCTGCAAGGTTCAGTTTTTCTGCCGGGAAGCGTTCAGTTACTGAGGCTTGAAATCGAACGGCACTTCAATGCTGCCCGGCACCGGTTGGCCATTGCTGACCGC includes the following:
- the hutC gene encoding histidine utilization repressor codes for the protein MKASKSATLNQRIRSDLESRILSGEWAPGFRIPYEHELMEQYGCSRMTVNKVLTALAESGMIERRRRAGSFVARQPPHLEQVALEIPDIAMEVGSRGHQYGYRLLQRELRLAESANVGEVELAGSEQLLAMRCLHLADGRPLALEHRLISPVGVPEVLEVDFSTTAPGSWLLQNVSWTRAQHRISAWGADASTAKLLDVKPGTACLVIERLTWRGEQPITRVRQMFLGDAWDLVARFAPGAR
- a CDS encoding type II toxin-antitoxin system HicA family toxin — translated: MYGSCIKSGDLIRELEAAGWSCRRIRGSHHVFVHPHRPHIITVPHPKKDLGKGLVQALRKLAGLT
- a CDS encoding type II toxin-antitoxin system HicB family antitoxin; this encodes MRYPVLIEAGDERTAWSVIVPDLPGCFSAADTLDDALTSAEEAALGWIDAALDAGRPIPRPSSPQKVVAEADETTAWILAYICIDPSLLDDTIERVNISLPRRILARLDAQAKAAGESRSSYIAHLAAQG
- a CDS encoding restriction endonuclease, translated to MLPWILALLSALFTCALATVYLWWFKRRRTEMQLGLQALAGMHWREFSTLIKRMLREQRGLRELQDPNEESREPSSDFLLSDGPNTWRVSCKHGLAYRIGTAAVNELGAAARLAGAKGGMLITEGRVERDGLAAAEKQAVEVIDGPRLWPLLQPYLPTDVDTRVRAIARHEALRRIAIAALASVTLGLLVGLGLQGLRSEKAEPTPAPIIAPVVPPAAQPLPTPEGPDKAADAPATVAAAPAPAPKNSDDARSNPNPDAATLDRYQAELARALAGQSGIASGVWLTRQTLAINRTGELETVWPRVCQEVLRYPALRNVRVQLNARPGVDEPVRWRQCATY
- a CDS encoding phasin family protein translates to MNRYENDDRRDDDAGFGDQAERFSRRLSDSAQQVWLAGLGALGRAQAEGGRFFDGLVKEGEAWEARRRERNGEQEPGWRDNVEHSLDEARERASGTWDKVNKAFDDQVQGVLKRLHVPTADQVTALEARIDALTARLAKLEHRAATDVDAPSPGSHQSPGSTP
- a CDS encoding polyhydroxyalkanoic acid system family protein, which gives rise to MSTIDVRHAHSLPDTQAREAIEQVAAKLGERFGLKSSWAADVLNFSGSGVDGAIELQPGAVRVTAKLGFLLSAMKGMVESEIQRVLKEKLG
- a CDS encoding FHA domain-containing protein, producing MQNLLVHFSQQQQPDQPLRPGVQRIVRQANGSVRLGDAGNGALLLAQFCMDDRGLWLQVGNGIRGIHVNGRPVRRMALLRAGDAVYVDGVEMVLQGEVDTLLQAPAPAASVEGNGDEQRLLRGVGGLHHGRSYPLSRARVIGRGSDVDIEIDEPAFADQHARVEVHGERVLLRDLGSADGTRVNGVAVRHCWLQAGDQVVFDGQHRFVLEVPHDPRRRPPLADDEESDEAEQAPVVPVAPRRVRRWPWLLGSALLLAAVLSLLLWFGAR
- the serC gene encoding 3-phosphoserine/phosphohydroxythreonine transaminase, translated to MTRAFNFSAGPATLPESVLRQAQAEMLDWHGSGASIVEMSHRGPEFMSVAAEAEADLRRLLDIPEDYAVLFLPGGATTQQALIPLNFASPGQRADYVVSGHWGKTAVKQAGPYVDVNIAASSEANGYRALPERSSWQLSPDAAYVHITANETIHGVEFRDVPETGNVPLVADFSSSIASEPLDVRRYGVIYAGAQKNLGPVGIAVMIIRRDLLERSGQPRADIFDYRSHVARDSMLNTPPTWNWYLAGLVFKWMLAEGGVVEFAKRNAAKAALVYGAIDASGGFYRNEVAHSARSRMNIPFFLPNTDLDARFVADAKAAGLLALKGHKVVGGIRASLYNAMPLAGAEALVAFMADFQQRHG
- the pheA gene encoding prephenate dehydratase; its protein translation is MASKPSKKASKKAEPAKDSATSKPKGKSKATAVPTLAPLALADVRSKIDQIDRDIQSLIAERANFAHQVGKAKGKLAAAVDYYRPEREAQVLRMVVDRNEGPLSDEVLVHVYREIMSACLAQQEPLKIGYLGPEGTFSQQAVLKHFGRSALGLPMASIEEVFQEVEAGNADFGVVPVENSGQGTIQITLDMFLTSNLKICGEVELRVQQYLMSRSGRIEDIERVYGHPQSFMQTSAWMRANLPKAEKIPVASNAEGARRARNADDAAAIGGESAGHVYGLKKVVTKPIQNDADNTTRFLVVGRNIFPTSGHDRTSVLVFIHDKPGALFDVLSPFARHGISMNRIESRPSHHGKWEYGFFIDLAGHIDDAPMQAALAELEAHSAQIKVLGSYPVAVP
- the aroA gene encoding 3-phosphoshikimate 1-carboxyvinyltransferase; the encoded protein is MSNAQHWIARKGQPLQGSLTIPGDKSVSHRSVMFAALADGTSHIEGFLEGEDTRATARIFSQLGVRIETPSPSQRIVHGVGIDGLQAPSAPLDCGNAGTGMRLLAGLLAGQAFDCTLIGDESLSGRPMRRVTGPLSQMGAKIDTEEDGTPPLHVHGGQSLHGIDFASPVASAQIKSAVLLAGLYAHGETSVTEPHPTRDYTERMLSAFGVDIEFSPGKARLRGGQRLRATDIVVPADFSSAAFFLVAASIIPGSELRLKQVGLNPRRTGLLHALRLMGADITEENPAEQGGEPVADLVVRYAPLKGARIPEELVPDMIDEFPALFVAAAAAEGQTVVTGAAELRVKESDRLAAMATGLRALGMQVDETEDGATLHGGVALGSGTIESHGDHRIAMAFAIAGQISHGEVRVNDIANVVTSFPDFDGLARSAGFNLA
- a CDS encoding energy transducer TonB: MTATTHENLHSPQLQQDGALEPRSTSPWLWLALIVAMFAAALVWLRFSNHDEAAPAPVSERLLPATETPVATTPAAATRQAAPAQSERKAAPAVRNREARPLASNTKPSYPAAALRSGVQGSVVASLNVDTRGNVTDAAIVSRSGERSRDLDRAVLNTVQGWKFEPAVHQGRAVASVVRVPVDFRTEQR